The DNA sequence ttaaataaatgtgctAATATTCTTTGAGTTTATAagatgaaataaagataaaagcTTTGAGGATTGAGCAGTATTTTCAACTACATGTAACCATTCCATGTAACTTGACCTAatttctatctatctaaatCCATCTAATtttgtaaaaatgcattttgcCAATGTTAGATGTTTGGTTTCAAGCCTGTAACAGTACAGAAAtctgcagaaaataaattagcagctgttttgataattaatcaATGAAGTCACTTTTAAAGCATAATTACAGAACAGTAGCTGGAACCATTTTATCCATTGTTAGGATTTGTTTCTTGGAggacatgacaaaaaatgttaagttgATCTGGTATCATTAgacttgtttacattttatacattacATGTGCTATATGTAAAAAATAAGTATTAATCAAAAAAGGCTCTTATATATAAAGTTCACTAAAAATGTCATATGTGACAAATCTGTCTTTATCTCCTTGATTAAAGAAAACTAGACATCTTTGTGGTTTTCTGAGGATTAAGCTGTGTGTTCTGGGGGATTCATGACTTATTGCTAACGTCCTCTCTATGGCTCTCCTGTGGAGAGatatttgaaataattaaaaaaaaaatgtaaatctacgttttctttaaatattgattttccTTTTATCTGTTAAATAAAGGCAGTTGATAACACTATAATGCACGTTTTTTGTGAGTATTTGTAATATCTGTCCTATTTTTGTCATCTTTCCCCCCTCATGTGGTCTTGGTGTGGACTTGACATTTTGCTGCCACAGAGGAAACTTCAACAGAGAGCGACGCGTTGCCTTTAAATCGGTGTAACATCATATAGAGTCCGGCGGAAGTAAGTGTCGGTTACAGTATCAGGGACGCACCTGGGGCgttgaagggaaaaaaagtcgAATGATCTGAAGTATCTGGAGTTATTTCCTCAAAATGTCTTCCGTGCAGGGTCTCAGAAAGTTTGTAAATGAGCGACTAACTGCTGCAACTGAGGAAATATTAGaagtctttgaaaaaactgtgaaagtgTACGAGGAGGAGATCAACCGTCAGCGCAAACTGCTTGATACCCTCTTGAAGCCAGAGATAAAACTGCACAGGATAGGTTTGTTTTAATGCTCTACAAATCAAAAGCAGGGGAGGgttacattaaatataaatgttcagCTTTCTGTTATTCAACGCTACCATTTAAAGTGCAtacgctaatgtttacggttgtaggagcagcatatcaccagagtaactggtaactgctgctaactgtagcagaCGGtagctagtaagctcagttaaccgtgcagctagcggttagCTGCACACTGAccggactgggagcttggagcagAGGAGGATTGTTGGCGTTTTTATTATTGGACCGTCACCTCTTTAGGTAGCCTGTGACGTCGGTAGGCTAGTTGGTTGGCAAGCTAGTTAACATGCTGACTTCAATAGATAAGTTACCCCTGTACCACAATACAAAGATGTCCTtgaaataatgtcaaaactttaATGTGGGCCATGTCATGGTGTTTTTACACCGTGGCATTGCTATGTTGACATATTCAGCAGATCGGAGTACTGTCTCCCATGTATGTAGCTATGGATTGAAGCTTCCTTAAACTCACAACTCACAAGTGCTTCTCCTGTCCCTCTTTTCAGAGATATCACAGCCTGTCTGTATTGACAAGGCTCTCGAtggccagcagctctgtgttcaggAGAGGAACATCAGTCTGGACCACGAGGACCCAGAGCCTCcacagattaaagaggaacaggaggagcagcttGTACTGAAGCAGGAGagtgatttgtttaagtttagGC is a window from the Acanthopagrus latus isolate v.2019 chromosome 5, fAcaLat1.1, whole genome shotgun sequence genome containing:
- the LOC119018989 gene encoding uncharacterized protein LOC119018989 isoform X4; translation: MSSVQGLRKFVNERLTAATEEILEVFEKTVKVYEEEINRQRKLLDTLLKPEIKLHRIEISQPVCIDKALDGQQLCVQERNISLDHEDPEPPQIKEEQEEQLVLKQESDLFKFRPTCEGSDHSEEQILHLLPLPLTNIPVEAIKSESDAAGSCLSEPNCDHHLSDNSERVTSQDPGRGNQENTH